In a single window of the Streptomyces sp. CGMCC 4.7035 genome:
- a CDS encoding DUF3558 domain-containing protein translates to MQRKAYVPGAAVLLAALLAACTGGSGSGGAPDDSKAGASTMSATAAQPGKYRTLSDACGAVSHDTLDSLLPGIKQIADQGRRERAYEGEAALTYSNDRRSGCRWKSEVPGATDHLFVDFERVVSYDNAVSDDSRAEQVYGAKEKAADLPEPVVGPSSGSGAASPAAGGTASASATPPATATASSSASASASDSASDSASGSPSATGTPADLQPRTLDDLGDEAFLNDQLSTAQQRTVTVVFRTSNVIVTIQYDEQPTTTQTAPSSEDMQDKARKLAQRLAGSLG, encoded by the coding sequence GTGCAGCGGAAGGCGTACGTACCGGGCGCCGCCGTGCTCCTCGCGGCCCTGCTGGCCGCCTGCACCGGCGGCTCCGGCAGCGGCGGCGCGCCGGACGATTCCAAGGCCGGCGCGTCCACCATGAGCGCGACCGCCGCCCAGCCCGGCAAGTACCGCACCCTTTCCGACGCCTGCGGCGCGGTGAGCCACGACACCCTCGACTCGCTCCTGCCCGGCATCAAGCAGATAGCGGACCAGGGCCGGCGCGAGAGAGCCTATGAGGGCGAGGCCGCGCTCACGTACAGCAACGACCGCCGCTCCGGCTGCCGTTGGAAGTCCGAGGTGCCCGGGGCCACGGACCATCTGTTCGTCGACTTCGAGCGGGTGGTGTCGTACGACAACGCGGTCAGCGACGACTCCCGCGCCGAGCAGGTCTACGGCGCCAAGGAGAAGGCCGCGGACCTCCCCGAGCCCGTTGTCGGCCCCAGTTCCGGCTCCGGCGCCGCCTCCCCGGCCGCCGGCGGCACCGCGAGCGCGAGCGCCACGCCCCCCGCCACCGCCACCGCCTCCTCTTCTGCCTCCGCCTCCGCCTCGGACTCTGCCTCCGACTCCGCCTCGGGAAGCCCGTCCGCCACCGGGACCCCGGCCGATCTCCAGCCCCGCACGCTCGACGACCTCGGCGACGAGGCGTTCCTGAACGACCAGCTGAGCACCGCCCAGCAGCGCACCGTGACTGTGGTGTTCCGCACGTCCAACGTGATCGTGACCATCCAGTACGACGAGCAGCCGACCACCACCCAAACCGCCCCGAGCAGCGAGGACATGCAGGACAAGGCCCGGAAACTGGCCCAGCGGCTGGCCGGTTCGCTC
- a CDS encoding RtcB family protein: MSYVEVPGAKVPIRMWTDPAGVEDVAMQQLRNVATLPWIKGLAVMPDVHFGKGATVGSVIAMRDAVCPAAVGVDIGCGMSAVRTSLTVNDLPGDLSRLRSKIEQAIPVGRGMHDDPVDPGQFHGVSTSGWDDFWGRFDGVAEAVKFRRERAALQMGSLGSGNHFVEVCTDTTGAVWLMLHSGSRNIGKELADHHIGVAQKLPHNQGLIDRDLAVFVADTPQMAAYRNDLYWAQEYAKYNRTLMMALLKDVIRKEFKKAKPTFEPEISCHHNYVAEERYEGMDLLVTRKGAIRAGSGEYGIIPGSMGTGSYIVKGLGNEKSFNSASHGAGRRMSRNAAKRRFSTQDLEDQTRGVECRKDSGVVDEIPGAYKPIEQVIEQQRDLVEVVAKLKQVVCVKG; encoded by the coding sequence ATGTCGTACGTAGAGGTGCCCGGAGCGAAGGTTCCGATCCGCATGTGGACGGACCCGGCCGGGGTCGAGGACGTCGCGATGCAGCAGCTGCGGAACGTGGCGACGCTGCCCTGGATCAAGGGCCTCGCGGTCATGCCGGACGTCCACTTCGGCAAGGGCGCGACGGTCGGTTCGGTCATCGCGATGCGGGACGCGGTGTGTCCGGCGGCCGTTGGGGTGGACATCGGCTGCGGAATGTCCGCGGTGAGGACGTCGCTCACGGTGAACGACCTTCCGGGGGACCTGTCGCGACTGCGCTCGAAGATCGAGCAGGCGATTCCGGTGGGGCGCGGGATGCACGACGACCCCGTGGACCCCGGGCAGTTCCATGGGGTGTCCACTTCCGGGTGGGACGACTTCTGGGGGCGGTTCGACGGGGTCGCTGAGGCCGTGAAGTTCCGGCGGGAGCGGGCGGCTCTGCAGATGGGGTCGCTCGGCTCGGGCAACCACTTCGTGGAGGTGTGCACGGACACGACTGGTGCCGTCTGGCTGATGCTGCACTCCGGATCGCGGAACATCGGCAAGGAACTGGCCGACCACCACATCGGCGTCGCCCAGAAGCTCCCGCACAACCAGGGCCTGATCGACCGTGACCTCGCCGTCTTCGTGGCGGACACGCCGCAGATGGCGGCGTACCGCAACGACCTCTACTGGGCGCAGGAGTACGCCAAGTACAACCGCACGCTGATGATGGCGCTCCTGAAGGACGTGATCCGCAAGGAGTTCAAGAAGGCGAAGCCGACCTTCGAACCGGAGATCTCCTGCCACCACAACTACGTCGCGGAGGAGCGGTACGAGGGCATGGACCTGCTCGTGACCCGCAAGGGCGCGATCCGGGCCGGTTCCGGCGAGTACGGGATCATCCCGGGCTCCATGGGCACGGGTTCGTACATCGTGAAGGGTCTCGGCAACGAGAAGTCGTTCAACTCCGCCTCGCACGGCGCGGGTCGGCGCATGAGCCGCAATGCCGCGAAGCGCCGCTTCTCGACGCAGGACCTGGAGGACCAGACGCGGGGCGTGGAGTGCCGCAAGGACTCCGGTGTCGTGGACGAGATCCCGGGCGCGTACAAGCCCATCGAGCAGGTGATCGAGCAGCAGCGCGACCTGGTGGAGGTCGTCGCCAAGCTGAAGCAGGTCGTCTGCGTGAAGGGCTGA
- a CDS encoding tyrosine-protein phosphatase, whose amino-acid sequence MSRHIPFEHLHNFRDLGDYSTTDGRRVRPGLLFRADSLGKLVEGTDDWDRFLSLGIRTVVDLRYPWEIEGRGRVPEHPSFTYHNLSIEHRPYDQAALGPEIELGPYLAARYMEVAEDGTKELRAALELVVNAAKAKEPLVFHCASGKDRTGKLAALILGLVGIPEATIIEDFSLTELATSALLADWKARNDGREPAWPGFGRAPESVMRLFLSALTARYGSLAGYVNRALGMNAETVSETLRANLLEPAPTTWPELTHRKATEADARALVRLRDSAALWQLARGIDQWRPGEKDEAHFITRMKEGEVWLAHSGDHLAGAWELWWDDPAAWGPRPPEAGYIHRLMATPHTAPPGTGRRMLAEAESRIAAAGRTYARLDCLTSNPRLRAYYEAAGYTVVGEQVAKDGGSGSPYAVTLLEKRLR is encoded by the coding sequence GTGAGCAGACACATACCGTTCGAGCACCTGCACAACTTCCGTGACCTGGGCGATTATTCGACGACGGACGGGCGGCGGGTGCGCCCGGGCCTGCTGTTCCGCGCCGACTCGCTCGGCAAGCTGGTCGAGGGCACGGACGACTGGGACCGCTTCCTGTCCCTCGGCATCCGCACCGTCGTGGACCTCCGGTACCCGTGGGAGATCGAGGGCCGGGGCCGCGTCCCCGAGCACCCGTCGTTCACGTACCACAACCTGAGCATCGAACACCGCCCGTACGACCAGGCGGCTCTCGGCCCCGAGATCGAGCTGGGCCCCTACCTGGCGGCCCGCTACATGGAGGTCGCGGAGGACGGCACGAAGGAGCTCCGCGCGGCGCTGGAACTGGTGGTGAACGCGGCAAAAGCGAAGGAACCGCTGGTCTTCCACTGCGCCTCCGGCAAGGACCGCACGGGCAAACTCGCCGCGCTGATCCTCGGTCTCGTCGGAATCCCGGAAGCCACCATCATCGAGGACTTCAGCCTCACGGAACTGGCCACCTCCGCCCTGCTCGCCGACTGGAAGGCCCGCAACGACGGCCGGGAACCGGCCTGGCCCGGCTTCGGCCGAGCCCCGGAGTCGGTCATGCGGCTGTTCCTGTCGGCCCTGACGGCCCGCTACGGCTCGCTCGCCGGATACGTGAACCGGGCACTGGGCATGAACGCGGAGACCGTGTCGGAAACGCTCCGGGCCAACCTTCTGGAACCGGCGCCCACCACCTGGCCGGAGCTGACCCACCGCAAGGCGACCGAGGCCGACGCCCGCGCCCTGGTCCGCCTCCGTGACTCGGCGGCCCTGTGGCAACTGGCGCGGGGAATCGACCAGTGGCGGCCGGGCGAGAAGGACGAGGCCCACTTCATCACCCGTATGAAGGAAGGCGAGGTCTGGCTGGCACACTCCGGCGACCACCTGGCCGGCGCCTGGGAGCTCTGGTGGGACGACCCGGCGGCCTGGGGCCCCCGCCCACCCGAGGCCGGCTACATCCACCGTCTGATGGCGACCCCGCACACGGCACCACCGGGCACGGGCCGCCGGATGCTGGCGGAGGCGGAGTCCCGCATCGCGGCAGCGGGCCGCACCTACGCCCGCCTGGACTGCCTCACTTCCAACCCACGCCTGCGCGCGTATTACGAGGCCGCGGGCTACACGGTCGTCGGCGAACAGGTGGCGAAGGACGGCGGCTCGGGCAGCCCGTACGCGGTGACCTTGCTGGAGAAGCGGCTGCGGTGA
- a CDS encoding SDR family NAD(P)-dependent oxidoreductase, translating into MTAVAPSAASRIAVVTGASSGIGAATARQLAAAGYRVVLTARRKDRIEALAEELTAAGHSAVAYALDVTDRAAVDEFATAFKTIGVLVNNAGGALGADPVATGDPEEWRRMYETNVLGTLNVTQALLPALTASGDGTVVVVSSTAGHGTYEGGAGYVAAKHAEHVLAETLRLEIVGTPVRVIEVAPGMVKTDEFALTRFGGDAEKAAKVYAGVAEPLTADDVADTITWAVTRPSHVNIDLLVVRPRAQASNTKVHREL; encoded by the coding sequence ATGACCGCCGTCGCACCCTCCGCCGCCTCCCGCATCGCCGTCGTCACGGGCGCGAGCAGCGGAATCGGCGCCGCGACGGCCCGGCAGCTCGCCGCCGCGGGCTACCGCGTCGTCCTCACCGCCCGCCGCAAGGACCGCATCGAGGCGCTCGCGGAGGAGCTCACCGCCGCCGGCCACTCGGCGGTGGCGTACGCGCTGGACGTCACCGACCGCGCGGCCGTCGACGAGTTCGCCACCGCCTTCAAGACGATCGGTGTGCTGGTGAACAACGCGGGCGGCGCGCTCGGCGCCGACCCCGTCGCGACCGGGGACCCCGAGGAGTGGCGCCGGATGTACGAGACGAACGTCCTCGGCACCCTGAACGTCACCCAGGCCCTGCTCCCCGCGCTGACGGCGAGCGGCGACGGCACGGTGGTGGTCGTCTCCTCCACCGCCGGTCACGGCACGTACGAGGGCGGCGCGGGCTATGTCGCCGCCAAGCACGCCGAGCACGTCCTCGCCGAGACCCTCCGGCTGGAGATCGTCGGCACTCCGGTCCGCGTGATCGAGGTCGCGCCCGGCATGGTGAAGACGGACGAGTTCGCGCTGACCCGTTTCGGGGGCGACGCGGAGAAGGCCGCGAAGGTGTACGCGGGCGTCGCCGAGCCCCTGACGGCGGACGACGTGGCGGACACGATCACCTGGGCGGTCACCCGGCCCAGCCACGTCAACATCGACCTCCTGGTAGTCCGCCCGCGGGCCCAGGCATCGAACACGAAGGTCCACCGGGAGCTGTGA
- a CDS encoding YnfA family protein, whose translation MLILRSAALFVVAALFEIGGAWLVWQGVREHRGWGWIGAGVMALGVYGFVATLQPDAHFGRILAAYGGVFVAGSLVWGMVADGYRPDRWDVTGALICLAGMAVIMWAPRGR comes from the coding sequence ATGCTGATCCTCCGCTCCGCCGCCCTCTTCGTCGTCGCCGCGCTGTTCGAGATCGGCGGCGCCTGGCTCGTGTGGCAGGGCGTGCGCGAGCACCGCGGCTGGGGGTGGATCGGCGCGGGCGTGATGGCCCTCGGCGTCTACGGTTTCGTCGCCACCCTCCAGCCGGACGCCCACTTCGGCCGCATCCTCGCCGCGTACGGCGGTGTCTTCGTGGCCGGTTCCCTGGTCTGGGGCATGGTGGCGGACGGCTACCGCCCCGACCGCTGGGACGTGACCGGCGCGCTGATCTGCCTCGCCGGAATGGCCGTGATCATGTGGGCGCCCCGGGGCCGCTGA